attctgtCGATTGCCTAAACGGATCCAAAGCATCCGCCGCATCCTTGTAACTCcgatgaagaagatgagttGTCTGCAGAGTGGCCGACCACCACCGGAGGAATCAGATGTAAGGATTTCCTGTTTATTTGGTAACTTTTGAGCTTGAAGTGAGATATGGACTATTGTTTTTAATGTGtctttagggttttgattatCCCGGCGGTATTCCAGTGACGTACACTCACCACAGACTGATGCATTTTGACTGTGAAGGCAAGTATCCTCATTATGCTTATCCTCAATTGGTGAAGCTTTATGCTAAATTAGGAGTTCACAGATACAATCTCTTGGAGGTAAAATTCTAACCGAGAGATATATGCTCTATATATTTACACTTTAATTACATGTTTAATTAGttgtctcttctttttttttattcttaggAAAGAACCTAAAGCTCTGTAACCTATATATGTTTTACTTGGATAtgctctatatatattttacttggATACAAACATCACATGCTTAATTAATtgtctcttcttttcttttctttttttttgattctaGGGAAAGAACCTAAAGTTCTGTAGGCTAAAGAGTTTCAACATGAGGATTAATTGCGGTGCTTCCTCATACTACATCACTTTGGATGCTCGTAGCGGTTTTCAGAAATTCCCTTTTCAGGTTCTCGTTAATGAAAGGAGGATTGGCTGTTTAGATTTGGCTGTGTCTATCGCTAGACCTCGCGGTAAATCTCTGGATGTCTGATGTATTAGTCTCTAGAGTAGAGTACATGTCACTTCCTGATTATTATTATAACTTTGATTAGTGAGTCCAAGGCCGTACCTGCGTAGACATTGTGAACCAATGCGTCTTGATACAGTAATCAACCCATTACCTGATTGGCCACTTGCTTTTAGTGATGCTAAACGGTTTTACATggtaaacatttaaaaaaaaaaagttaaatacaCACTcacatcatttttgtttttggttattcatatatgttttgtttgcCATTTGCAGGTGAATGAATCTGAGTTGCAAAACAATGGTTGGATTTCACTTTATTTGGAACTTGCACTCGTTAGTCACGTAAGGGATCTTACTGATGTaagtttttcatttattttttttaatatcaatgacatgataaatactaatataatGAACATGTGGTTGAAGTAACTTGTACAAACTATTGCTGCAGCATTATCTGGCCCAGTTGGAGATTGTGCAGGTAGCTGTAGAGACTCTTGATGATGTGAAGCCCCCAACACTTGACTCCAAAGACGTGGTTATTTACATAGCGTATAGAGACTTTGCCAAAGCTGAGACTGGCGAGCCATGTGATAGCAAAGCTATAGTCAGACGAGTTTTCAATGAATCTACTGGAGGTTTGAAGTTCATGGGTAAGTACTGGagtgaagagaagaaaactttGAGTACTGAGACTGAGACGGCTTCTGGTGTTGAAGTAACTGAGAAAGGTTCCATGCATCTCTCGGATGGTAGAAAAACTGAGAAACgttgcaagaagaagaagaaacgttTAGGTGTCCACAGGCTGTGGCGTTTATCTGATCCCATGTGTCATCAGGCATTCAAAAGCCGTGCT
This is a stretch of genomic DNA from Raphanus sativus cultivar WK10039 unplaced genomic scaffold, ASM80110v3 Scaffold3137, whole genome shotgun sequence. It encodes these proteins:
- the LOC130506344 gene encoding UPF0725 protein EMB2204-like; the encoded protein is MKKMSCLQSGRPPPEESDGFDYPGGIPVTYTHHRLMHFDCEGKYPHYAYPQLVKLYAKLGVHRYNLLEGKNLKFCRLKSFNMRINCGASSYYITLDARSGFQKFPFQVLVNERRIGCLDLAVSIARPRVSPRPYLRRHCEPMRLDTVINPLPDWPLAFSDAKRFYMVNESELQNNGWISLYLELALVSHVRDLTDHYLAQLEIVQVAVETLDDVKPPTLDSKDVVIYIAYRDFAKAETGEPCDSKAIVRRVFNESTGGLKFMGKYWSEEKKTLSTETETASGVEVTEKGSMHLSDGRKTEKRCKKKKKRLGVHRLWRLSDPMCHQAFKSRASAPRRQ